In Streptomyces alboniger, the following are encoded in one genomic region:
- a CDS encoding TetR/AcrR family transcriptional regulator, with protein MSTDRLDEVLDAAYDCLTRYGARRTTMDDIASAMGVSRSAVYQYVRSKDDAFRRLAGRLHEQALRRAREAAEADAPYGERLHGVLAAKLDLVLQLAGDSPHATELLDGKARLFGEICGSYTSDLRRLLIALFTEAGTADGIEPPEAADICVALVVGLESMPGARDLLAPATAALATGLLGEARSSHQHSTDPSSTIRGTS; from the coding sequence ATGAGCACCGACCGGCTCGACGAGGTCCTCGACGCCGCCTACGACTGCCTCACGCGGTACGGCGCGCGACGCACCACGATGGACGACATCGCCTCCGCCATGGGCGTGTCCCGGTCAGCGGTCTACCAGTACGTACGCAGCAAGGACGACGCCTTCCGCCGGCTCGCCGGACGCCTTCACGAGCAGGCGCTCCGGCGGGCCCGGGAGGCGGCCGAGGCGGACGCCCCCTACGGGGAGCGGCTGCACGGCGTCCTGGCCGCCAAGCTCGACCTCGTACTCCAGCTGGCCGGGGACTCCCCGCACGCCACGGAGCTGCTCGACGGGAAGGCCCGGCTGTTCGGTGAGATCTGCGGGTCGTACACCTCGGATCTGCGCCGCCTCCTGATCGCCCTGTTCACCGAGGCGGGCACCGCGGACGGCATCGAGCCGCCCGAGGCCGCCGACATCTGCGTCGCGCTGGTCGTCGGCCTGGAGTCGATGCCCGGCGCCCGTGACCTGCTCGCCCCGGCGACCGCCGCCCTCGCCACCGGCCTGCTCGGTGAGGCCCGGTCCTCCCACCAGCACAGCACCGACCCTTCCAGCACCATCCGAGGAACATCCTGA
- a CDS encoding FAD-dependent oxidoreductase, whose protein sequence is MPRPLRVAIVGAGPAGIYAADALLKSAVAVEPGVSIDLFERMPAPFGLIRYGVAPDHPRIKGIITALHQVLDKPQVRLFGNVDYPGDISLDDLRTFYDAVIFSTGATADRALDIPGIDLDGSYGAADFVSWYDGHPDVPRAWPLDAEKVAVLGVGNVALDVARVLAKTADELLPTEIPANVYEGLKANKALEVHVFGRRGPAQAKFSPMELRELDHSPNIEVIVDPEDIDYDEGSIATRRGNKQADMVAKTLENWAIRDVGDRPHKLFLHFFESPVEILGEDGKVVGLRTERTALDGTGNVKGTGEFKDWDLGAVYRAVGYLSDELPKLPWDVASGTVPDQAGRVIEETGEHLQSTYVTGWIRRGPVGLIGHTKGDANETVASLLDDHENGRLHTPGAPAPEAVESFLGERNVRFTTWEGWYRLDAAEKALGEPQGRERVKIVEREDMLDASGA, encoded by the coding sequence ATGCCTCGCCCTCTGCGGGTAGCCATTGTCGGTGCCGGACCTGCCGGGATCTACGCTGCCGACGCGCTGCTGAAGTCCGCGGTGGCCGTCGAACCCGGTGTGTCGATCGACCTCTTCGAGCGGATGCCGGCGCCGTTCGGGCTGATCCGCTACGGCGTCGCGCCCGACCACCCGCGCATCAAGGGCATCATCACGGCCCTGCACCAGGTGCTCGACAAGCCCCAGGTCCGCCTCTTCGGCAACGTCGACTACCCGGGCGACATCAGCCTGGACGACCTGCGCACCTTCTACGACGCGGTGATCTTCTCCACCGGTGCGACGGCCGACCGGGCCCTGGACATACCGGGGATCGACCTCGACGGCTCCTACGGCGCCGCCGACTTCGTCTCCTGGTACGACGGTCACCCCGACGTGCCGCGGGCCTGGCCCCTGGACGCCGAGAAGGTCGCCGTCCTCGGCGTCGGGAACGTCGCGCTCGACGTGGCACGCGTCCTCGCCAAGACCGCCGACGAGCTGCTGCCGACCGAGATCCCGGCCAACGTGTACGAGGGCCTGAAGGCCAACAAGGCGCTGGAGGTCCACGTCTTCGGCCGCCGCGGGCCCGCGCAGGCGAAGTTCAGCCCGATGGAGCTGCGCGAGCTGGACCACTCCCCGAACATCGAGGTCATCGTCGACCCCGAGGACATCGACTACGACGAGGGCTCCATCGCCACGCGGCGCGGCAACAAGCAGGCCGACATGGTCGCCAAGACTCTGGAGAACTGGGCGATCCGCGACGTCGGCGACCGCCCGCACAAGCTCTTCCTGCACTTCTTCGAGTCGCCCGTCGAGATCCTCGGCGAGGACGGCAAGGTCGTCGGCCTGCGCACCGAGCGCACCGCCCTGGACGGCACCGGCAACGTCAAGGGCACCGGCGAGTTCAAGGACTGGGACCTCGGCGCCGTCTACCGCGCCGTCGGCTACCTCTCCGACGAACTGCCCAAGCTGCCCTGGGACGTCGCGTCGGGCACGGTCCCCGACCAGGCGGGCCGCGTGATCGAGGAGACCGGCGAGCACCTTCAGTCGACCTACGTCACCGGCTGGATCCGCCGCGGCCCCGTGGGCCTCATCGGACACACCAAGGGCGACGCCAACGAGACGGTCGCCAGCCTCCTCGACGACCACGAGAACGGCCGCCTGCACACCCCCGGGGCCCCCGCCCCGGAGGCCGTCGAGTCCTTCCTCGGCGAGCGGAACGTCCGCTTCACCACGTGGGAGGGCTGGTACCGCCTCGACGCCGCGGAGAAGGCGCTCGGCGAGCCGCAGGGCCGCGAGCGCGTGAAGATCGTGGAGCGTGAGGACATGCTCGACGCGAGCGGCGCGTAA
- a CDS encoding vWA domain-containing protein, with amino-acid sequence MTTDAPQAPERDKLDLDKLYAARLHAARARPYLATALFALHTVASRQVPTMAVDRHWRCYVSPAFVDRTPVEELAGVWVHEVSHLLRDHHGRADRVARERGPSGPGERLRMNIAADLEINDDVFGDGLVRPEGVVVPQSLGLPAGALMEEYLSWFRLGPRTQHLAWLDCGSGADGLAREWELGSKGAHGLSEQERDAVRFRVARGITGRPGSAPEGWRRWAEKVFHPPQPWRELLGAALRSAASGPGAGEDYTYGRPARRSAGVPGVVLPSLRRRPPRVSVVIDTSGSVSDTELGSALLEVAAISRAVGGRRDLVSVLPCDAAARLVHPLCRGEGIPLMGGGGTDLRTGFARALRSNPRPDVIVVLTDGQTPWPTVRPPCRTVVGLFPRQGSDGSWDENDPDYVPDLPPDWARVVEIG; translated from the coding sequence ATGACCACAGACGCGCCACAAGCGCCGGAACGCGACAAGCTCGACCTCGACAAGCTGTACGCCGCCCGGTTGCATGCCGCCCGCGCCCGGCCCTACCTGGCGACGGCCCTGTTCGCCCTGCATACCGTCGCGTCACGGCAGGTACCGACGATGGCCGTGGACCGGCACTGGCGGTGCTACGTCTCACCGGCGTTCGTGGACCGGACGCCGGTGGAAGAGCTGGCCGGGGTGTGGGTGCACGAGGTGTCCCATCTGCTGCGCGACCACCACGGGCGCGCTGACCGGGTCGCCCGGGAACGCGGGCCGAGCGGCCCGGGAGAACGGCTGCGGATGAACATCGCCGCCGATCTTGAGATCAACGACGACGTGTTCGGCGACGGTCTCGTCCGGCCCGAAGGGGTCGTCGTACCCCAGTCGTTGGGGCTGCCGGCGGGCGCGCTCATGGAGGAGTATCTGAGCTGGTTCCGGCTCGGCCCGCGCACGCAGCACCTGGCCTGGCTGGACTGCGGCAGCGGCGCCGACGGGCTGGCGCGGGAGTGGGAGCTGGGCTCGAAAGGCGCGCACGGGCTCAGCGAGCAGGAGCGCGACGCGGTCCGGTTCCGGGTGGCGCGGGGCATCACCGGCCGGCCCGGCAGCGCCCCCGAGGGCTGGCGGCGCTGGGCCGAAAAGGTGTTCCATCCGCCGCAGCCGTGGCGGGAGTTGCTGGGCGCGGCCCTGCGCTCGGCGGCCTCCGGTCCCGGTGCGGGTGAGGACTACACGTATGGCAGGCCGGCGCGGCGCTCGGCCGGGGTGCCCGGCGTCGTACTGCCGAGTCTGCGGCGCAGGCCTCCCCGGGTGTCCGTGGTCATCGACACCTCCGGATCGGTCAGTGACACCGAACTGGGCAGCGCGCTCCTCGAAGTCGCCGCGATCTCCCGGGCCGTGGGCGGCCGCCGGGACCTGGTCTCCGTGCTGCCGTGCGACGCGGCAGCCCGGCTGGTGCACCCGCTGTGCCGCGGCGAGGGGATCCCGCTGATGGGCGGCGGGGGCACGGATCTGCGTACGGGCTTCGCCAGGGCGCTGCGGTCCAACCCGCGCCCGGACGTGATCGTGGTCCTGACCGACGGCCAGACACCGTGGCCGACCGTACGGCCTCCGTGCCGGACCGTCGTGGGCCTCTTTCCCCGGCAGGGGTCCGACGGGTCGTGGGACGAGAACGACCCCGATTACGTGCCGGACCTGCCGCCCGACTGGGCACGCGTGGTCGAGATCGGATGA
- a CDS encoding M15 family metallopeptidase — translation MPPIILMSDPRVVGIPVHECGEALVDLRHLPFIDVDERLADPVGAYAQLREGVVWRLARAARLLPEGLRLLVTEGYRPLDLQIKYFEEYAAELRRAHPDWSADHLHRQTSRSLSPPEVGPHVAGAAVDVTLCTSAGVELDLGTPVNASPEESDGACYTDTDHISAAARRNRRTLGAALRTAGLVNYPTEWWHWSYGDRYWAHTTSAPAAHYGPVTFGARTGPQGVTP, via the coding sequence GTGCCGCCGATCATCCTCATGAGCGATCCCCGCGTGGTCGGCATCCCGGTGCACGAATGCGGCGAGGCCCTCGTCGACCTGCGCCACCTGCCGTTCATCGACGTCGACGAACGCCTCGCGGACCCGGTGGGGGCCTACGCCCAGCTGCGCGAGGGCGTCGTATGGCGCCTGGCCCGCGCCGCCCGGCTGCTCCCGGAGGGGCTGCGGCTGCTGGTCACCGAGGGCTACCGCCCGCTCGACCTGCAGATCAAGTACTTCGAGGAGTACGCGGCCGAGCTGAGGCGCGCCCACCCCGACTGGTCGGCCGACCACCTGCACCGGCAGACGAGCCGCTCCCTGTCACCGCCGGAGGTGGGCCCGCACGTCGCGGGCGCCGCCGTCGACGTGACGCTGTGCACCAGCGCGGGCGTCGAACTCGACCTCGGGACACCGGTGAACGCAAGCCCCGAGGAGAGCGACGGCGCCTGCTACACCGACACCGACCACATCTCCGCCGCGGCCCGCCGCAACCGCCGCACCCTCGGCGCGGCGCTGAGAACGGCGGGCCTGGTCAACTACCCCACGGAGTGGTGGCACTGGTCCTACGGCGACCGCTACTGGGCCCATACGACCAGTGCGCCCGCCGCCCACTACGGCCCCGTGACCTTCGGCGCGCGCACGGGGCCGCAGGGCGTGACGCCCTAG
- a CDS encoding AfsR/SARP family transcriptional regulator, which yields MDTDMHYRLLGPVEAWREGRRLALGGPKPRALLAALLLEPGRVVSADALIDAIWGDRPPDTARSLIQSYVSALRRALSADVIETQPPGYLIHADAEVVDRVAFERLTAQGRQAAAAGDHAGAARLLSEALALWRGPALGGIGETLRAMADQLEEARQAALEERISADLAQAGRETELVGELTALVATHPTRERLRGQLMLALYRLGRQADALAVYAEGRDVLAEELGIDPGPGLRAMHEAILRADEDLLPAAASPPGPTDGERVSAARSRDETPAPAPALLPPAIGDFTGREEQLSAVQAALTGDGARETMPVVAVTGPGGIGKSVLGVTAAHRVAAAYPDGQLYAELRGATDPVAPGEVLGRLLRALGANPPEGDAERRDLFRSLVAGRRVLLVLDDAGSESQVRPLLPGSATCGVLITARARLGALPCTHRTDLDVLDTQPGADLLARVAGAERVRDEPDAVRRIVELCGGLPLALRIAGARLATRRHWTARTLAERLADEHHRLDELSVGDLEVRAGLGLSYRALDAPARTALRRLGLLAAPDVASWVVAALLDVTETEAERVVEQLIDAQLLHCTVVDRAGQPRYRPHDLVRVYAAERAEAEDTPAERSAAVGRALGAGLWLTGRVASATPSGAVELHRGFLDSGGPVGAASDAMRHLVRPVGPEATRRALADPSAWFEAEADAFAAAVERAAAYDLHTLACEAAAALCSSAYAVGNRFEAWWRSHDAALAAARRAEDHSGEALLLIGLGQLRYEQDRFDESQDYFRQAAGRCAELGDARGRAAALAGLGSALREAGRLRSALDVLAQAVEGFRGLHDDPGLGLSCRFAGTVHLELGEHEEAFALLDESLRAYRRLGSRRGEALTLRSLSLVHRALGAYEEAQELAGQAVDLLRLIGDPLMSAYAVQARAKCRFRLGHCDEAAADLRGVLETCRDHHDRFGEALALRTLGECELAAGRPDAAEKHLTAAAAHWAALELPLPRARTLRDLAAAREAVGDHAQALALRAEAREVFTAYEARERDEPGIRSPRP from the coding sequence GTGGACACGGACATGCACTACCGCTTGCTGGGACCGGTCGAGGCATGGCGCGAGGGGCGCCGCCTGGCGCTCGGCGGCCCCAAACCGCGGGCGCTGCTCGCCGCGCTGCTCCTGGAGCCCGGCCGGGTGGTCTCCGCCGACGCCCTGATCGACGCGATCTGGGGCGACCGGCCGCCGGACACGGCCCGGTCCCTGATCCAGTCGTACGTCTCGGCGCTGCGCCGCGCGCTGTCCGCCGACGTCATCGAGACACAACCGCCCGGATATCTGATCCACGCGGACGCGGAAGTCGTCGACCGCGTCGCGTTCGAGCGGCTCACGGCACAGGGACGGCAGGCGGCGGCCGCGGGTGATCACGCCGGCGCCGCCCGGCTCCTGAGCGAGGCCCTCGCGCTCTGGCGCGGCCCCGCCCTCGGCGGCATAGGCGAGACGCTGCGGGCCATGGCCGACCAGCTGGAGGAGGCCCGGCAGGCGGCACTGGAGGAGCGCATCTCTGCGGACCTCGCCCAGGCGGGCCGCGAGACGGAGCTGGTCGGCGAACTCACCGCCCTCGTCGCCACCCACCCCACGCGCGAGCGGCTGCGCGGCCAACTGATGCTCGCCCTCTACCGGCTGGGCCGCCAGGCCGACGCGCTCGCGGTGTACGCGGAGGGCCGCGACGTACTCGCCGAGGAGCTGGGCATCGACCCCGGGCCGGGGCTGAGGGCGATGCACGAGGCCATCCTGCGGGCGGACGAGGACCTGCTGCCCGCGGCGGCGAGCCCACCGGGCCCCACCGACGGCGAACGCGTGTCCGCCGCCCGCTCCCGCGACGAGACCCCCGCGCCCGCCCCGGCCCTTCTGCCGCCCGCCATCGGCGACTTCACCGGACGCGAGGAGCAGCTCAGTGCGGTGCAAGCCGCGCTCACGGGAGACGGTGCGCGCGAGACCATGCCCGTCGTCGCCGTGACCGGGCCCGGCGGCATCGGCAAGTCCGTCCTCGGCGTCACCGCCGCCCACCGCGTCGCCGCCGCCTACCCGGACGGACAGCTCTACGCCGAACTGCGCGGGGCCACCGACCCGGTGGCCCCGGGCGAGGTGCTCGGACGCCTGCTGCGCGCCCTCGGGGCGAACCCGCCCGAGGGCGACGCCGAACGGAGGGATCTCTTCCGGAGTCTGGTGGCGGGGCGCCGCGTCCTGCTCGTCCTCGACGACGCGGGCAGCGAGTCCCAGGTGCGCCCGCTGCTCCCGGGCAGCGCCACCTGCGGCGTGCTGATCACCGCGCGCGCCCGGCTCGGCGCGCTGCCGTGCACCCACCGCACCGACCTCGACGTGCTCGACACACAGCCCGGCGCCGACCTGCTCGCCCGGGTCGCCGGCGCCGAACGCGTACGCGACGAGCCCGACGCCGTCCGCCGCATCGTCGAGCTGTGCGGCGGACTGCCGCTGGCCCTGCGCATCGCCGGGGCCCGCCTCGCCACCCGCAGACACTGGACGGCCCGCACACTCGCCGAGAGGCTCGCCGACGAACACCACCGCCTGGACGAACTCTCCGTCGGGGACCTGGAGGTCCGCGCCGGGCTCGGCCTGAGCTACCGGGCCCTGGACGCCCCGGCCCGCACCGCGCTGCGCCGCCTCGGCCTGCTCGCCGCGCCCGACGTCGCCTCCTGGGTGGTCGCCGCCCTCCTCGACGTGACGGAGACCGAGGCGGAGCGCGTCGTGGAGCAGCTGATCGACGCCCAGCTGCTGCACTGCACCGTCGTCGACCGCGCCGGACAGCCCCGGTACCGGCCCCACGACCTCGTACGGGTGTACGCCGCCGAGCGCGCCGAGGCCGAGGACACACCCGCCGAACGCTCCGCCGCCGTCGGCAGGGCGCTCGGCGCCGGGCTCTGGCTCACCGGCCGCGTCGCCTCCGCCACCCCGTCGGGCGCGGTCGAACTGCACCGCGGCTTCCTGGACTCCGGCGGCCCGGTCGGCGCCGCGTCGGACGCCATGCGCCACCTCGTGCGGCCCGTCGGCCCCGAGGCCACCCGGCGGGCGCTCGCCGACCCGTCCGCCTGGTTCGAGGCCGAGGCCGACGCGTTCGCCGCCGCCGTCGAGCGGGCCGCCGCCTACGACCTGCACACCCTGGCCTGCGAGGCCGCCGCCGCCCTGTGCTCGTCCGCGTACGCGGTGGGCAACCGTTTCGAGGCCTGGTGGCGCAGCCACGACGCGGCCCTGGCCGCCGCCCGCCGCGCCGAGGACCACTCCGGAGAGGCCCTGCTGCTCATCGGGCTCGGTCAGCTCCGTTACGAACAGGACCGGTTCGACGAGTCGCAGGACTACTTCCGCCAGGCCGCCGGGCGCTGCGCCGAACTCGGTGACGCGCGCGGCAGGGCCGCCGCCCTCGCCGGGCTCGGCAGCGCCCTGCGCGAGGCGGGCCGGCTGCGCTCCGCGCTCGACGTGCTCGCCCAGGCCGTCGAGGGCTTCCGCGGGCTCCACGACGATCCGGGGCTCGGGCTCTCCTGCCGGTTCGCCGGCACGGTCCACCTCGAACTGGGCGAGCACGAAGAGGCGTTCGCCCTCCTCGACGAGTCCCTGCGGGCCTACCGCAGGCTCGGCAGCCGCCGCGGCGAGGCGCTCACGCTGCGCTCGCTCAGCCTCGTGCACCGCGCGCTCGGCGCGTACGAGGAGGCACAGGAGCTGGCGGGACAAGCGGTGGACCTGCTGCGCCTCATCGGGGACCCGCTCATGTCGGCGTACGCGGTGCAGGCGAGGGCCAAGTGCCGCTTCCGCCTCGGCCATTGCGACGAGGCGGCCGCAGACCTGCGGGGGGTCCTCGAGACGTGCCGCGACCACCACGACCGCTTCGGCGAAGCGCTCGCCCTGCGCACCCTCGGCGAGTGCGAACTCGCCGCGGGCCGTCCCGACGCCGCGGAGAAGCACTTGACCGCGGCGGCCGCCCACTGGGCCGCGCTGGAGCTGCCGCTGCCCCGGGCACGGACCCTGCGCGATCTCGCCGCGGCGCGCGAGGCCGTGGGCGATCACGCGCAGGCGCTCGCGCTGCGCGCCGAGGCACGGGAGGTCTTCACCGCGTACGAGGCGCGGGAACGGGATGAACCGGGCATACGATCGCCGCGGCCCTGA
- a CDS encoding aldehyde dehydrogenase family protein: MNTAVTPTDRSQSTEDAEDTPALVARLRATFATGRTRPLAWREEQLTRLRALFTENREAIADALHSDLRKPRAEAYAAEVDLPVREIDHTLAHLAQWLTPTSLGQESLAGLPQGSTAGTQYEPLGTVLVIAPWNYPVQLSLVPVAGALAAGNAVLLKPSELAPATSELMARLVPQYLDPEAVAVVEGGVPETTELLAQRFDHIFYTGNGTVGRIVMRAAAEHLTPVTLELGGKSPVFVDWDADVSVVAARLADTKFRNAGQTCVAPDYVLTDPATARALEVALAEAVEGMFGPDPQSSEAYGRMVNQRHFDRVSALLGSGTTVFGGHTDREDVYIAPTVLAGVKGDDPVMQEEIFGPVLPIVEVEDLDEAITFINDRDKPLALYGFTENETTRRRLAAETSSGGLGFGLPMAHLRVHDLPFGGVGESGMGSYHGPHSIAAFSHRRARLDVPLG; encoded by the coding sequence ATGAACACCGCCGTCACACCCACCGACCGCTCTCAAAGCACTGAAGACGCCGAAGACACCCCCGCTCTCGTGGCCCGCCTGCGCGCCACCTTCGCCACCGGCCGCACCCGCCCCCTCGCCTGGCGCGAGGAGCAGCTGACGCGGCTGCGCGCACTGTTCACCGAGAACCGCGAGGCGATAGCAGACGCGCTCCACAGCGATCTGCGCAAGCCGCGCGCCGAGGCGTACGCCGCGGAGGTCGACCTCCCCGTACGCGAGATCGACCACACGCTGGCCCATCTGGCCCAGTGGCTCACCCCGACGTCGCTCGGCCAGGAATCCCTCGCCGGGCTGCCGCAGGGCTCCACCGCGGGTACGCAGTACGAGCCACTGGGCACCGTGCTGGTCATCGCGCCCTGGAACTATCCGGTCCAGCTCTCGCTCGTGCCGGTCGCGGGCGCGCTCGCCGCGGGCAACGCCGTCCTCCTCAAGCCGAGCGAGCTGGCCCCCGCCACCTCGGAGCTGATGGCCCGGCTCGTGCCCCAATACCTGGACCCGGAGGCGGTCGCCGTCGTCGAGGGCGGGGTCCCGGAGACCACCGAGCTGCTCGCCCAGCGCTTCGACCACATCTTCTACACCGGCAACGGCACGGTCGGCCGCATCGTGATGCGCGCCGCCGCCGAGCATCTGACGCCCGTCACGCTCGAACTGGGCGGCAAGTCACCGGTCTTCGTCGACTGGGACGCCGATGTCTCCGTGGTGGCCGCGCGCCTCGCGGACACCAAGTTCCGCAACGCCGGGCAGACGTGCGTCGCGCCCGACTACGTCCTGACCGATCCCGCCACCGCCCGCGCCCTCGAAGTCGCCCTCGCCGAGGCCGTGGAGGGCATGTTCGGCCCGGACCCGCAGTCCTCCGAGGCGTACGGGCGCATGGTGAACCAGCGGCACTTCGACCGCGTGTCCGCACTGCTCGGCTCGGGGACGACGGTGTTCGGCGGGCACACCGACCGCGAGGACGTCTACATCGCGCCGACCGTCCTGGCCGGGGTGAAGGGGGACGACCCCGTCATGCAGGAGGAGATCTTCGGTCCCGTCCTGCCCATCGTCGAGGTCGAGGATCTGGACGAGGCCATCACCTTCATCAACGACCGCGACAAGCCGCTCGCCCTCTACGGCTTCACGGAGAACGAGACCACCCGTCGGCGCCTCGCCGCGGAGACCTCCTCCGGCGGGCTCGGCTTCGGGCTGCCGATGGCCCATCTGCGCGTCCACGACCTGCCCTTCGGCGGCGTCGGCGAGAGCGGCATGGGCAGCTATCACGGCCCGCACTCCATCGCCGCGTTCAGCCACCGCCGCGCCCGCCTCGACGTGCCCCTCGGCTAG
- a CDS encoding AAA family ATPase, with protein sequence MPTYTPPLSPTTTPSGSGGPAQLDVADDLLTLLRDTTTEPRPDTQLEALTLAVAADLPVLLWGEPGIGKTAALTQLAATLDLPLTTVIASVHEPSDFSGLPVVGDDPAEHGVPMAPPDWAVRLVRAGRGLLFLDELSTAPPAVQAALLRLVLERRIGALRLPPGVRIVAAANPRSSAADGWELSPPLANRFVHLQWVHDHDVVVRGLGGTWPRAALPRLAPEKLPEAVAFARRAVCGLLSARPRLVHQLPGSETRRGGAWPSPRSWETALRLIAFATAADSSREVLSLLVRGAVGDGPGFELLASLDRMDLPDPETLLADPANAALPERGDLRQAVLDGVVDAVHRKPDKSRWEAAWALLVRAAETGAPDLVVVPATTLASLRRADWDVPEAIERLTGTVSLSRRADRAAARAAAATQARR encoded by the coding sequence ATGCCCACGTACACCCCGCCCCTCTCCCCCACCACCACTCCCTCCGGCTCCGGTGGCCCCGCCCAACTCGACGTCGCCGACGACCTGCTGACCCTGCTGCGGGACACCACCACCGAACCGCGCCCCGACACCCAACTGGAAGCCCTGACCCTGGCCGTCGCCGCTGACCTGCCCGTACTGCTGTGGGGCGAGCCGGGCATCGGCAAGACCGCCGCCCTGACGCAGCTCGCCGCGACCCTCGACCTGCCGCTGACCACGGTGATCGCCAGCGTCCACGAGCCGTCCGACTTCTCCGGGCTGCCCGTCGTCGGCGACGACCCCGCGGAGCACGGCGTCCCGATGGCCCCGCCGGACTGGGCCGTGCGCCTGGTGCGGGCCGGCCGCGGGCTGCTGTTCCTGGACGAGCTGTCCACCGCGCCCCCGGCCGTGCAGGCCGCCCTGCTCCGCCTCGTCCTCGAACGGCGGATCGGCGCCCTGCGCCTGCCGCCCGGCGTACGGATCGTGGCCGCCGCCAACCCCCGGTCGTCGGCGGCCGACGGCTGGGAGCTGAGCCCGCCCCTCGCCAACCGGTTCGTCCACCTCCAGTGGGTCCACGACCACGATGTCGTCGTACGCGGACTCGGCGGCACCTGGCCCCGGGCGGCCCTGCCCCGACTCGCCCCGGAGAAGCTGCCGGAGGCCGTGGCCTTCGCCCGGCGCGCGGTCTGCGGACTCCTCTCCGCCCGGCCCCGCCTCGTCCACCAGCTCCCCGGCAGCGAGACGCGCCGGGGCGGCGCCTGGCCCTCCCCCCGCAGCTGGGAGACAGCGCTGCGACTGATCGCCTTCGCGACCGCCGCCGACTCGTCCCGCGAGGTGCTCTCCCTGCTCGTCAGGGGCGCCGTGGGGGACGGCCCGGGGTTCGAACTCCTGGCGAGCCTGGACCGGATGGACCTCCCGGACCCCGAGACGCTCCTCGCCGACCCGGCGAACGCCGCCCTGCCCGAACGGGGGGACCTGCGCCAGGCCGTGCTCGACGGCGTGGTGGACGCGGTGCACCGCAAGCCGGACAAGTCCCGCTGGGAGGCGGCATGGGCCCTGCTGGTGCGGGCGGCGGAGACCGGGGCCCCGGACCTGGTCGTCGTCCCCGCGACGACGCTCGCCTCGCTGCGCCGCGCGGACTGGGACGTCCCGGAGGCGATCGAACGCCTCACCGGAACGGTCTCCCTGTCCCGGCGGGCCGACCGCGCCGCCGCCCGGGCCGCGGCGGCCACCCAGGCACGCCGATGA
- a CDS encoding histidine phosphatase family protein — translation MRSLYVIAHPEATHHVERVVGGWHDSHLTASGRTAAASIARALRERIPEGADVELISSDLRRARQTAQAAGELLGVEPVLDRRLREKSYGEAEGRPQEWLDRRFVPPPAEGDRMNHHEGVTGSETRGECARRVYAVMDELLGRPAAHQVVVTHGFALTFVVAAWIKMPFESLHSVSFRAPSGSITVLREDDFFHNRQVVSLGDVRHLG, via the coding sequence ATGCGCAGCTTGTACGTCATCGCCCACCCCGAGGCGACCCACCACGTCGAGCGTGTGGTGGGCGGCTGGCACGACTCGCACCTCACCGCGTCGGGCCGGACCGCGGCGGCCTCCATCGCCCGGGCGCTGCGGGAGCGGATCCCCGAGGGCGCGGACGTGGAGCTGATCTCATCGGATCTGCGGCGCGCGCGGCAGACGGCACAGGCGGCGGGGGAACTCCTCGGCGTGGAGCCGGTCCTGGACCGGCGGCTGCGGGAGAAGTCCTACGGGGAGGCCGAGGGGCGGCCGCAGGAGTGGCTCGACCGGCGGTTCGTCCCACCGCCGGCCGAGGGTGACCGGATGAACCACCATGAGGGCGTCACGGGTTCCGAGACCAGGGGCGAGTGCGCGCGACGTGTCTACGCGGTGATGGACGAGCTGCTGGGCCGCCCCGCCGCCCACCAGGTCGTGGTGACGCACGGGTTCGCCCTGACGTTCGTCGTGGCGGCCTGGATCAAGATGCCGTTCGAGTCGCTCCACTCGGTCAGCTTCCGGGCGCCCTCCGGCAGCATCACGGTGCTGCGCGAGGACGACTTCTTCCACAACCGACAGGTCGTCAGCCTCGGCGACGTCCGTCACCTCGGCTGA